TTGGTTTTTATCGAATGCGTCTTTAAAGGCGCGTTCAAGCTGTTTTAATGTTTGTTGGATAGTTTGTGCTGGCGATAGTGTTAAAAAGCCATACTCCTCGCTTTTTTTCCAAAGTTTGGAAAAGAAATCCAACTCTTGGTAGTAGCAAATTTTTTGTTTATTCTGTAACTTAAATAAGTTAATCGCTAAGGCTTTATTCCACAAGAATCGACAATTTCCCGCATATTGCGCCATTTTAGCGTTAATATCGGGTGTTGTTTTTAAAAGAAATTTATAAGCTTTGCGAATAATCATACTGTTATTATATACAGTCAATCAAAAAGGAACAACCCACTTAGTCGCTTCGCGACTATTGCCTTATATCACCGACCTAAAGGAACGGTGTTTTACGGCAAAAGTTGATAAAATTTAAAAATAAAAAGCCCGAACATATTAGATGCTCGGGCTTTTTGTTTGTTACATATTTATTGTATTTAATAACGTTATTTTTCTATAAATGCGATTAGCTTATCGGCAATGTCAGTATTGTTTTGTGAGCCCGTAAATTGCTCGCTACCTTTACCATAGGCAAATACTTGTACATCAACTGCTGTATGGCCACCGGTTGTCCAGCCAGTAAAGCTGGCATCGTTAATAATACTTTTAATGGCTAAATTTAAAGGCTTTTTACCCATTTTTTTAGCTTGCTCAAGTTTAATTTGGTGCTCAGCACTAAACTCAATATTAGTATTAGCAGACCAAACTGTTTTTAAATTACTGGCATCCATTAATAGCGAGGTTAATTTACCAGCCGAGGCTTTAACGCCTTTAACTATTTCGGTATCCCACTTGTATTGTCCGTGGGCACCAAGTGTTAAACCACCTGTTGAGTGATCTGCGGTAACAATTAAAATCGTGTCTTGGTTTTTATCAACGTATGCTTTTGCTTTTTCGACCGATTTAGCAAAGTCGTCCATTTCTGCCATAGCACAGGCTATATCGTTAGCATGGCCACACCAATCAATTTGGCTGCCTTCAATCATCACAAAAAAGCCTTCTTTGTTTTGGCCATCTAACAAATCAAGTGTTTTAGTGGTTAATCTTGCAAGGCGAGTAGGGTGCTCATCAATTGCGTATGGAAGGCCTTTTTCGGCGTATAAACCAATGGCAGGGAGTTGCGTAATTTGGCCTAGGTTATTAATGTCGTCGGAGTATTGATAACCAGCGGCTTTAAATTCTTCAACTAAGTTACGGTCTTCACGAATAAAATATTTAGTCCCTCCACCTAGCATTAAATCAACGGGTAGCTTGCCAGCAATTTTATTATCTATGTAATCGTTGGCAATTTCATCGTAGTTACCGCGAGATTCATTATGAGACGCAAAGCTTGCCGGTGTGGCGTGGTTAATTTGCAAAGTAGCGACAAGTGCAGTGGTCATACCGCGCTCTTTTGCAATTTCTAACATCGTTTTAACGGGCTTTTTATTGGTATCTACGCCAATAGCACCGTTATAGCTTTTATGACCACTACTTAATGCTGTAGCACTTGCTGCGCTGTCGGTAACATAAGTATGATCGTCTGGGTAGGTGTGTGCCATGCCGGTTAACATAGTATCGAATACGGTGCTTTCAATTGCTTTTGTGTTTGGATCGTCTTTAAAGTAGCGATAAGCAGTTGTATAAGCTGGGCCCATGCCATCGCCAATCATATAAATAATATTTTTTGGTGCCGAATCTGCATAAGCACCTGTTGCGCTGCATAAAAGCGCCAATAAACTGAGCTGTTTTTTCATGTTTGTACCTTTTAAATGTACTTAATTTAATTAGCTTGGAGTTATTGTATACAGTTAATATGATAAATAAATTAATATCGATGAACGACTAAAGCAAGGTGTTAAAGTTATATTGTGCTTAAGCTTTATAAAATCAGGATCACATAAACTAATTTACTTGCTTAGTTATAATTACTTCTTTGTTTTAAATTAGCTGGTAGCAAATACCTATCATTAAAGGTTACATTGTATATATAAGCTTTAAGTAACGTTTTAAAGGTAGTTATTTCAAATGTTATGAGTAATATTATATAAATTAATAGGGGTGTGCTGTGCAACCATTTAATATTCAAATCAATAATTTAAATATTCATGGTTTAAAAATGGGAAGTGGAGATGAAGTAGTAATTGCGCTGCATGGCTGGCTTGATAATAGTGCAAGTTATATCCCTATGTTAGCAAATGCCAAAGTGCAGCAAACGTGGTATTGCCTTGATTTTGCTGGACACGGTTTGTCGTCGTGGCGTAGCGACGACGCACACTATTATTTTGTAGACTATATAGATGATATATATCAGTTTATAAATGCTTTAGGGGTAAAAAAAGTACACCTAGTAGGGCACTCTATGGGAGCTATGGTGGCGGGGTTGTTTGCAAGCTGTTTTAGTGACTATGTAACGTCTGTAACATTTATAGAAGGGATTGGGTGCGTAACAACCCCAAGTGAAGAAGTAACTCAACAACTTAAAAGTGCTATTTTAAACCGAGACAGGCTAAAAAATAAAAAGCCAAGAGTGTATCAATCGAAAGAGCAAATACACCAAGCACGTGCGCAAACAACAGATTTAAATAGCCAGCTTGTTGAGGTGTTAATGGAGCGCAATATTAAAACAATTAAAAATGGATTTGCATTAACAACCGACCCAAAACTTAAAAATCATTCAGGTTTTAGGTTTGATGAGGCGCAATGTATTGGTGCAATAAAAAATATAATTGCGCCATGTCAGTTAATATTAGGAGATACAGGCTACACTTTTGTAAAACAAAATTTAGAAAACTATACTAAATATTACAATAGCTTAAATGTAATAACTGTAGAGGGCGGACATCACTGTCATATGCAAAGTAGTGCGCACTGTTTTGAACAGATTCAAGCATTTATGGTGCAAAGTAGCGTGTGTTAATTGTATATTAGCGTTAAATGTGGGATTATTCTTCATTAGAGTATTTGCTCAATTGTCAAAGTGCCTTACTTAGATTAAGGTTAATAAAAATATAACTATAAACAGGGGCTAAGAGTGGAAAAAATTTGGCTTAAGCGCTACCCAGAAGGTATGCCTGAAACTATCGATCCTGAGCACTATGCCTCATTACTCGAAGTGTTTGAAAAAAGTTTTACCGATTACAAAGATTTACCCGCATTTACAAATATGGGTAAAACCTTGTCTTATGATGAAATTGATATAGC
This genomic stretch from Pseudoalteromonas translucida KMM 520 harbors:
- a CDS encoding alkaline phosphatase; the encoded protein is MKKQLSLLALLCSATGAYADSAPKNIIYMIGDGMGPAYTTAYRYFKDDPNTKAIESTVFDTMLTGMAHTYPDDHTYVTDSAASATALSSGHKSYNGAIGVDTNKKPVKTMLEIAKERGMTTALVATLQINHATPASFASHNESRGNYDEIANDYIDNKIAGKLPVDLMLGGGTKYFIREDRNLVEEFKAAGYQYSDDINNLGQITQLPAIGLYAEKGLPYAIDEHPTRLARLTTKTLDLLDGQNKEGFFVMIEGSQIDWCGHANDIACAMAEMDDFAKSVEKAKAYVDKNQDTILIVTADHSTGGLTLGAHGQYKWDTEIVKGVKASAGKLTSLLMDASNLKTVWSANTNIEFSAEHQIKLEQAKKMGKKPLNLAIKSIINDASFTGWTTGGHTAVDVQVFAYGKGSEQFTGSQNNTDIADKLIAFIEK
- a CDS encoding helix-turn-helix domain-containing protein codes for the protein MIIRKAYKFLLKTTPDINAKMAQYAGNCRFLWNKALAINLFKLQNKQKICYYQELDFFSKLWKKSEEYGFLTLSPAQTIQQTLKQLERAFKDAFDKNQPLKRMPTFKKKGEVNSFSFPQGFKIDKNGKRIFLPKIGWVNVRKSQAILGKAKKSLFHKKESTGLFQSKLNKK
- a CDS encoding alpha/beta hydrolase produces the protein MQPFNIQINNLNIHGLKMGSGDEVVIALHGWLDNSASYIPMLANAKVQQTWYCLDFAGHGLSSWRSDDAHYYFVDYIDDIYQFINALGVKKVHLVGHSMGAMVAGLFASCFSDYVTSVTFIEGIGCVTTPSEEVTQQLKSAILNRDRLKNKKPRVYQSKEQIHQARAQTTDLNSQLVEVLMERNIKTIKNGFALTTDPKLKNHSGFRFDEAQCIGAIKNIIAPCQLILGDTGYTFVKQNLENYTKYYNSLNVITVEGGHHCHMQSSAHCFEQIQAFMVQSSVC